CGGCTACGGTCTGCCATTTGCAGTCGTTGTCATGCGCCGCGAGCTGGACCAGTGGGAGCCGGGCGAGCATAACGGTACGTTCCGAGGCAACAACCTTGCCTTCGTCACCGCTGCCGCCGCCATGGAGCACTTCTGGACGACTGACGAATTTGCCAAGAGCGTTCAGGCCAAGGGCAAGATGGTCAAAGAGCGTATGCAGAAGATCGTTCGCAAGCACGGCCCTGACTCTCTGTTTGTTAAGGGTCGCGGCATGATGGTTGGCATCAGTTGCCCCAATGGTGAGATTGCCTCGGCCATTTGCCAGGAGTCTTTCCAGCATGGTCTGGTTATCGAAACCAGCGGCAACCACAGTCAGGTGGTCAAGTGTCTGGCCCCGCTGATTATCACTGAAGAACAGATTGACCAAGCCATGACCATTCTGGATGCTGCATTTGCCAAGGTCATGAAAGAAGATTCCGCCGAACAGGCTTCCTGAGGAGAACGAACCATGATCGTACGTACACTGAAGGATTGCGAAGCCTCTGAACGACGCGTTGTCTCGCAGAACTGGGAAAGTACCCGCATGTTGTTGAAAGAAGACAAGATGGGTTTTTCCTTTCACATCACGACCATCTACGCCAATACCGAGACGCACATTTGGTACAAGAACCACCTCGAGTCGGTGTATTGCATGAGTGGTAACGGCGAGATCGAAACCCTGTCGGATGGCAAGGTCTACAAGATTGAGCCGGGAACGCTGTATATCCTTGATCAGCACGACGATCACATGCTGCGCGGCGGCACCGAAGACATGAAAATGGCTTGCGTCTTCAACCCGCCATTGAGCGGCAAGGAAGTTCACGACGAAGACGGCGTATACCCCGCAGACGCTACCTGAGCACCAGCATGCTGGTCGGGTTCGCACTCCACCCGACCAGCATCAGCGGCTAGAGCCGTTGGACAGAAGTCATGCCGCCCCAGGATCAGGATGGTTGGCAACATTCACCAACGACAGACACCTTATATTATGCATACCGTAGAAAAGATTGGCGGCACCTCAATGAGCCGCTTCGACGAAGTACTCGACACCCTCTTTATTGGCCAGCGCAAACAACACGAGCTTTACAATCGCGTGTTTGTGGTTTCCGCCTACGGCGGCATGACCAATATGCTGCTGGAACACAAGAAATCCGGTGACCCCGGCGTTTATGAGCGTTTTGCCGATGCGCAGAACGAAGACGCCTGGCTGGACGCACTGGATGCCGTACTGGATGCGATGCGCGCGAAGAATGCCGAACTGTTCAGCGGTGAGTACGAGCGCCAGGCCGCAGACCGCTTTATCGAAGGTCGCTTCGGTGATGTGCGCGACTGCATGCTCAGCCTGCAGCAGCTCTGCACCTATGGTCACTTCCAGCTCACCGAGCACCTGATGAAGGTGCGCGAAATGCTCGCTTCTCTGGGTGAAGCACATAGCGCTTTCAATACCGTACTGGCGTTGAAGAAGCACGGAGCCAATGCGCGCCTGGTAGATCTGACTGGCTGGAACCAGCCGGAGCCCAAAGCTTTCCAGGACATGATCAAGGACAGCTTCGATGGCATCGACCTGAGCAAGGAACTGGTTGTCGCTACCGGCTACACGCATTGCAGTGAAGGCCTGATGAATACTTTCGATCGTGGCTACAGCGAAATCACCTTCGCCCAGATCGCCGCGACCACCAGTGCCCGTGAAGCGATTATCCACAAGGAATACCACCTCTCCAGCGCTGATCCGAACTTGGTCGGCCTGGACAATGTGGTGACCATCGGCCGGACCAATTATGACGTGGCCGATCAGCTGTCGAATCTGGGCATGGAGGCAATCCATCCCAAGGCTGCGCGCACATTGCGCCGCGCCGGCATTCAGCTGCGGATCAAGAATGCTTTTGAACCGCACCATGCTGGTACCCTGATCAGTCAGGACTACTGCAGCGAGAAGCCCTGCGTGGAAATTATCGCCGGCCGCAAGGACGTCTTCGGTCTGGAAGTATTCGACCAGGAAATGCTGGGTGACGTGGGTTACGACATCGAGATCACCAAGCTGCTCAAGCAGCTCAAGCTGTACGTGGTCAACAAGGATTCCGATGCCAACAGCATCACCTACTATGCATCGGGTTCACGCAAGATGATCAATCGCGCGGCGCGGTTGATTGAGGAAAAGTACCCTATGTCCGAAGTGCACGTGCACAATATCGCCATCGTGTCGGCGATCGGCTCAGACCTCAAGGTCAAGGGTATTCTGGCCAAAACGGTTGCCGCTCTGGCTAGTGCCGACATCAGCATCCAGGCGATTCACCAGTCGATACGCCAGGTGGAGATGCAGTGCATCATCAAGGAAGAAGATTACGATGCTGCGGTGGCTGCCCTGCACCAGGCATTGATTGAGCCGGAAAATCATGGCGACGTGATCGCTGCCGCCTGAGAGGGTTAGCCCTCAGGGTGTCAGCTCAGCACTAAAAAGCAGGCAGGCCTTTAAGGACTGCCTGCTTTTTAGTTTTCAGGTTTCAAGTTTTTAACAGAAAGCGACTAATCAGATCGGCACTCTGCGCCGAGTTTTCCTGCATGAAGCAGTGCCCCCCTTCTGCCGACAATACACTGACCTGCGGATTGATGGTCGCCAGACGCTTGGCCGACTGCTGCACAAAGGGATAGGTCTTGTCGCCGTGAATTACCAGGGTGGGCGTTCTGATCCGCTTGAGCGCTGGCCACAGGCGCTTGGGCATGGTTTCAAAGACCTCCGCCTCGCGGCTGGGTCGGCATTTCAGCTCTACACCGTTTTCCTGATGATCCCTCAGCGCATGATCAATATGCGCCTGGAACCCCGCCTCCTCCCAACCACGGAATATGCCGCGATTGTGCAGCGCGCCATAGGCGGTATCGCGGTCCGGCCAGTGATGCCGACGCGCCTTGGCGCTATCGGCCATCGGATTGCGCCGTACACCGAGCAGGCTCAAGCTGGTACGCAACTGAATCAGACGCATGGGAAACAGCACAGGATCCAGCAGTACCGCGCGCTCGAACAGATCCGGATGAGCCGACAGCACCAAACTGGTCAGCACACCACCGAAGCTGTGACCGCAGGCAAATCGGGGTACGTCACCGAAGCGCTCGCGTCCGGCCTGAAAGGCTTCCAGCGCCAATTCGGCATTACGATTCCAACCCAGAAAATGACCGCCATGATCGCTTTCGCCATGGCCTTGCAGATCGCAAAGCCACAGATCGAAATCTTTCGCCAAGAGGGCCAGCAGCGGCTCATAGGTCCGTGTGCAGAACCCGTTACCGTGAAGGAAATGCAAAAGCGGCTTGCCCGATACGGGGGTATGCCAACCGCGCAGATCAAAGCCTGCGCTCGTCGTGTGCTGCCAGGGTAGCAACTGCATAAAAGGCTACTCGATCAAATGGAAGCGACATTCTAGAGCGCGGTAGCTTCAATGTCAGCGGTAAACTGCGCCTCTGCCACCTCGGTATCAATCAAGCCAGTCCAGGGTCAGCAGTAATCGCCGCTGCCCCAGCGGCAGACGCGGCGAACGGTGAACCAGACCGCGTCCTTCATTGCCGTGCCAACGCTCGCCCTTGAGCAGCGCAACCTCGCCGCAAGCAAAGGCGCGCGCCGCAACATCATCATTACAGGAATCGGCCGCAGGACCGCCCAATTGCTGACGCGGCGAGTCCTGCTCTGTTAACCACTCCGAGCCCGGCCCGACATAGCTGGTGATCAATCTGACTGCCACCTTGTCAACATGCCAGCGCGGGCACATGGCCTTGTCCAGGGTGCGCAGTCGCACTCCCACCGCGCGGGCGTCAAGCAAACAAGCGAACAGGCTGACCAGGTAGCCGACGTCGGCAACAAACTCTGCATATCCGGGAATATCGGCAACTCCCTGCGCAAATCTCGGCAGCTTCGCAATATCACTGTGTTCTGCGTCCTTGGCCGTCCATGTACAAGTCTCGGCCAGTACCCTGCCGGATACCAGCAGAGTCTGGCCGAATTGCGACACCACAGGGTCTACCTGGCGTTGCCAGACCGCCAGATTCACATCGTCACGCAGAATCTCGAGTAAGCTTTCAACGGTCTTGCCTTCCACCTGACGAGGCATGACTGGCATGGCGTGGGCCAACATCAGGCCGCTTCCTCGGTCCAGGGGCCAAAGGGGTCAGGCAGTGATTGCCAGGCTTCGACGCCGCCAGCCATCTCAGCGTCGGTCAGCAGGCATGCATCCAGTTCCCGGGTGAGCCGGGCAAAATCGATATGCTGACCGATAAAAACCAGTTCCTGACGGCAATCGCCGGTTTGCGCATCCCAGTTAGCCATGATGGATTCCAGGCCCTCGCCCTCCACCGGCCATTGCGCCTTGGGCACTGAGCGCCACCAGCGCCCGGCGTAGCTGTAACGCATAAGACCACCGGCCTGTGACCAGCTGCCGGCTTCCTGCGGTC
This genomic stretch from Halopseudomonas pelagia harbors:
- a CDS encoding ectoine synthase, with translation MIVRTLKDCEASERRVVSQNWESTRMLLKEDKMGFSFHITTIYANTETHIWYKNHLESVYCMSGNGEIETLSDGKVYKIEPGTLYILDQHDDHMLRGGTEDMKMACVFNPPLSGKEVHDEDGVYPADAT
- a CDS encoding aspartate kinase, with amino-acid sequence MHTVEKIGGTSMSRFDEVLDTLFIGQRKQHELYNRVFVVSAYGGMTNMLLEHKKSGDPGVYERFADAQNEDAWLDALDAVLDAMRAKNAELFSGEYERQAADRFIEGRFGDVRDCMLSLQQLCTYGHFQLTEHLMKVREMLASLGEAHSAFNTVLALKKHGANARLVDLTGWNQPEPKAFQDMIKDSFDGIDLSKELVVATGYTHCSEGLMNTFDRGYSEITFAQIAATTSAREAIIHKEYHLSSADPNLVGLDNVVTIGRTNYDVADQLSNLGMEAIHPKAARTLRRAGIQLRIKNAFEPHHAGTLISQDYCSEKPCVEIIAGRKDVFGLEVFDQEMLGDVGYDIEITKLLKQLKLYVVNKDSDANSITYYASGSRKMINRAARLIEEKYPMSEVHVHNIAIVSAIGSDLKVKGILAKTVAALASADISIQAIHQSIRQVEMQCIIKEEDYDAAVAALHQALIEPENHGDVIAAA
- a CDS encoding alpha/beta fold hydrolase → MQLLPWQHTTSAGFDLRGWHTPVSGKPLLHFLHGNGFCTRTYEPLLALLAKDFDLWLCDLQGHGESDHGGHFLGWNRNAELALEAFQAGRERFGDVPRFACGHSFGGVLTSLVLSAHPDLFERAVLLDPVLFPMRLIQLRTSLSLLGVRRNPMADSAKARRHHWPDRDTAYGALHNRGIFRGWEEAGFQAHIDHALRDHQENGVELKCRPSREAEVFETMPKRLWPALKRIRTPTLVIHGDKTYPFVQQSAKRLATINPQVSVLSAEGGHCFMQENSAQSADLISRFLLKT
- a CDS encoding DUF1826 domain-containing protein, which gives rise to MLAHAMPVMPRQVEGKTVESLLEILRDDVNLAVWQRQVDPVVSQFGQTLLVSGRVLAETCTWTAKDAEHSDIAKLPRFAQGVADIPGYAEFVADVGYLVSLFACLLDARAVGVRLRTLDKAMCPRWHVDKVAVRLITSYVGPGSEWLTEQDSPRQQLGGPAADSCNDDVAARAFACGEVALLKGERWHGNEGRGLVHRSPRLPLGQRRLLLTLDWLD